From a region of the Ficedula albicollis isolate OC2 chromosome 1A, FicAlb1.5, whole genome shotgun sequence genome:
- the LOC107604079 gene encoding keratin-associated protein 5-1-like — MVKHPTISAGCGVRCAVCGERCAVCSERCAVCSERCAVSGVRCAVSGARCAVCGVQLAVCSERCAVCSERCAVCSERCAVRGVRCAVVQGAVCGERCAVCGVRCAVCRERCAVSGARGAVCSERCAVRGVQGAVRGERCAVCSERCAVRGVQGVVCGERCAVSGVRCAVCSERCAVRGVQ; from the coding sequence ATGGTAAAACACCCAACAATCTCTGCAGGGTGCGGTGTGCGGTGCGCGGTGTGCGGTGAGCGGTGCGCGGTGTGCAGTGAGCGGTGTGCGGTGTGCAGTGAGCGGTGTGCAGTGAGCGGTGTGCGGTGCGCAGTGAGCGGTGCGCGGTGCGCGGTGTGCGGTGTGCAGTTAGCGGTGTGCAGTGAGCGGTGCGCGGTGTGCAGTGAGCGGTGTGCGGTGTGCAGTGAGCGGTGCGCGGTGCGCGGTGTGCGGTGTGCAGTTGTGCAGGGAGCGGTGTGCGGTGAGCGGTGCGCGGTGTGCGGTGTGCGGTGCGCGGTGTGCAGGGAGCGGTGTGCAGTGAGCGGTGCGCGGGGTGCAGTGTGCAGTGAGCGGTGTGCGGTGCGCGGTGTGCAGGGAGCGGTGCGCGGTGAGCGGTGTGCGGTGTGCAGTGAGCGGTGTGCGGTGCGCGGTGTGCAGGGAGTGGTGTGCGGTGAGCGGTGCGCGGTGAGCGGTGTGCGGTGCGCGGTGTGCAGTGAGCGGTGTGCGGTGCGCGGTGTGCAGTGA